The Akkermansia muciniphila genome contains a region encoding:
- a CDS encoding glycosyltransferase, which yields MRPDVSIIVPCYNVAAYVDNCLDSLVRQTLRNIEIICINDGSMDDTWAHLLRWKEKDGRIILLNQQNAGVSAARNAGLDAARGLYVGFADPDDYVDPEMYSRLFSAALEHDADIVECGNHVFEDSSDRLIEARRRSPSWHFEENASPASFFRDSIWGKMDICVWSKLFRKSMLDAHRLRFNVNLKSGAEDETFRLMAVPHASRLLFIPDCLYYYRLMRNGSLSRRCNDPTYFKCVQEFQRLLYIVDYWKEHGWQNEGLFTYGVRKIRPFFVSKHPLFHQMTAVQQQSLLDWWHLFYQNADGARFLSVLPGRDRQLVDLLNSAQLPANGWGRILLAACSLLPGQKGRYYSCKRMLAEHFSQTHSSGSQGKNASPEEPFDTSPPSL from the coding sequence ATGCGGCCCGACGTTTCCATCATCGTTCCCTGCTACAATGTAGCCGCTTATGTGGACAACTGTCTGGACAGCCTGGTACGGCAGACCCTCCGGAACATTGAAATCATCTGCATCAATGACGGCTCCATGGACGATACCTGGGCGCACCTGCTCCGCTGGAAGGAAAAAGACGGCAGAATCATCCTCCTGAACCAGCAGAACGCGGGCGTTTCCGCCGCAAGGAATGCCGGGCTGGATGCAGCCCGCGGCCTTTACGTAGGCTTTGCGGACCCGGACGACTACGTGGACCCGGAAATGTACTCCCGCCTTTTTTCCGCGGCGCTGGAACATGATGCGGACATCGTGGAGTGCGGCAACCACGTCTTTGAGGACTCCTCGGACCGGCTCATTGAGGCCAGAAGAAGGTCGCCCTCCTGGCATTTCGAAGAAAACGCCTCCCCCGCCAGCTTCTTCCGGGACTCCATCTGGGGTAAAATGGACATCTGCGTGTGGAGCAAGCTGTTCCGGAAAAGCATGCTGGACGCCCACCGCCTCCGCTTCAATGTAAACCTGAAATCCGGCGCGGAGGATGAAACCTTCCGGCTGATGGCCGTTCCCCATGCCTCCCGCCTCCTGTTCATCCCGGACTGCCTGTACTACTACCGCCTCATGCGGAACGGTTCCCTTTCCCGCCGCTGCAATGACCCCACCTACTTCAAATGTGTGCAGGAATTCCAGCGGCTGCTGTACATTGTGGACTACTGGAAGGAACATGGGTGGCAGAATGAAGGCCTGTTCACCTACGGCGTGCGGAAAATCAGGCCTTTCTTCGTCTCCAAACATCCCCTTTTCCACCAGATGACCGCCGTTCAGCAGCAATCCCTGCTGGACTGGTGGCACCTGTTCTACCAGAACGCGGACGGGGCGCGGTTTCTCTCCGTCCTGCCGGGCCGGGACAGGCAGCTGGTGGACCTGCTGAACTCGGCGCAACTGCCGGCCAACGGCTGGGGCCGCATCCTTCTGGCGGCCTGTTCCCTGCTTCCCGGACAGAAGGGACGCTATTACTCCTGCAAAAGAATGCTCGCAGAACACTTTTCCCAAACGCATTCCAGCGGTTCCCAAGGGAAAAACGCCTCGCCGGAAGAGCCGTTTGACACATCGCCGCCTTCCCTGTAA
- a CDS encoding glycosyltransferase, producing MESVLLLRRRKGVNGLEIKRSAARRATDALRRHLAHGFNVLLPERRRDLPFSLNVLGMGFDTAQMEEADLVHLHWIGGRTVDFTRLRHIRRPLVHTLHDMFSCTAGCHCTMDCGLFRDGCRGLCPQLGTPRLFHNLPAWLFSRKRRAFGSIPSLTLVTPSLWLKKEVEKSCMFPGRRIVQIYNPVDTDLFRPAENREAIRAALGIPSGAFVIACGATGLFNPVKGGHFIPLALEELYRRGHRNLHLLLFGNQEKSVEFPFPSTNAGFITDMKELAGLYSAADMFLNPTLQDVLSNVALESMACKTPSVTFRTGGVPEVVLDGKTGLVAPQGDLHQLAGHCERLIHDRALRLSLAEEGRKHAEQTFSYPVIAAKHAALYEETLREYRREG from the coding sequence ATGGAATCCGTTCTTTTACTCAGGAGGCGCAAGGGAGTAAACGGCCTTGAAATCAAAAGGTCCGCCGCCAGAAGAGCTACAGACGCCCTGCGCCGCCATCTGGCGCACGGCTTTAACGTTCTGCTGCCGGAAAGAAGAAGGGACCTTCCTTTTTCACTGAATGTGCTGGGCATGGGCTTTGATACCGCCCAGATGGAGGAGGCGGACCTGGTGCACCTGCACTGGATAGGCGGCAGAACGGTGGATTTCACGCGGCTGCGCCACATCCGCCGCCCGCTGGTCCATACGCTTCACGATATGTTTTCCTGTACCGCGGGGTGCCACTGCACCATGGACTGCGGCCTGTTCCGGGACGGATGCCGGGGCCTCTGCCCCCAGCTTGGCACGCCCCGCCTGTTCCATAACCTGCCTGCATGGCTCTTCTCCCGTAAACGCAGGGCCTTCGGCAGCATCCCTTCCCTCACGCTCGTCACCCCCTCCCTCTGGCTGAAAAAGGAAGTGGAAAAAAGCTGCATGTTCCCCGGAAGAAGAATTGTCCAGATTTACAACCCCGTGGATACGGACCTCTTCCGCCCGGCGGAAAACCGGGAGGCCATCCGTGCGGCCCTGGGCATCCCGTCCGGAGCCTTTGTCATTGCCTGCGGCGCAACCGGCCTGTTCAATCCGGTCAAGGGAGGCCATTTCATCCCCCTGGCGCTGGAAGAACTATACCGGCGCGGGCACCGGAACCTCCATCTGCTGCTCTTCGGCAACCAGGAAAAAAGCGTGGAATTCCCCTTCCCCAGCACAAACGCCGGATTCATTACGGACATGAAGGAACTGGCCGGGCTTTACAGCGCGGCGGATATGTTCCTGAATCCCACGCTGCAGGACGTTCTTTCCAACGTAGCTCTGGAATCCATGGCCTGCAAGACCCCTTCCGTCACTTTCCGGACGGGCGGAGTTCCGGAAGTGGTCCTGGACGGCAAAACGGGGCTGGTGGCTCCCCAGGGAGACCTGCATCAATTGGCAGGCCACTGTGAACGCCTCATCCATGACCGGGCACTCCGGCTGTCACTGGCGGAGGAAGGGCGGAAACACGCGGAACAGACATTCTCCTATCCCGTCATTGCGGCAAAACATGCCGCCCTCTATGAAGAAACGCTCCGGGAATACCGTCGCGAAGGGTGA
- a CDS encoding glycosyltransferase family 10: MKTLKISFLQSTPDFGREGILQLLKDRYHVVEDNTDFDYLIATPWFYVNREAFYDFLERAPGHITVMYACHEAIAPDFMLFDYYIGLDTVPGSGRTVKLPFLRHHLQEVHGGKEGLDARALLASKTGFCNFIYSNRKSHPNRDAIFHKLSAFRFVNSLGPHLNNTPGDGHQSEDWYSSSIRMKKPYKFSIAFENAWYPGYTSEKIVTSMLAGTIPIYWGNPDIGREFNSAAFINCHDFPTLDDAVAYVKKVDEDDGLWCEIMSRPWKTPEQEALFLEETERETAKLYRIFDQSPEEARRKGDGTWISYYQRFLKRGHRLRLAWRRLKKRLRK; the protein is encoded by the coding sequence ATGAAAACGCTTAAAATCTCCTTTTTACAGTCCACTCCGGATTTCGGCAGGGAAGGCATTCTCCAGCTCCTGAAAGACCGGTACCATGTGGTGGAAGACAATACCGACTTCGATTACCTGATCGCCACCCCCTGGTTTTACGTCAACCGGGAGGCATTCTACGATTTTCTGGAACGGGCGCCGGGGCATATCACCGTCATGTACGCCTGCCATGAAGCCATTGCCCCGGACTTCATGCTGTTTGACTACTACATCGGGCTGGATACCGTGCCCGGGAGCGGCCGCACCGTCAAACTCCCCTTCCTGCGCCACCATTTGCAGGAAGTGCACGGCGGCAAGGAAGGCCTGGACGCCCGCGCCCTCCTGGCCTCCAAAACGGGCTTCTGCAACTTCATTTACTCCAACCGCAAATCCCATCCCAACCGGGACGCCATTTTCCACAAGCTCTCCGCCTTCCGGTTCGTCAACTCCCTGGGGCCCCACCTCAACAACACGCCGGGCGACGGCCACCAGTCGGAAGACTGGTACTCTTCCTCCATCCGGATGAAAAAGCCGTACAAATTCTCCATTGCCTTTGAAAACGCGTGGTACCCCGGCTACACCAGCGAGAAAATCGTCACCAGCATGCTGGCGGGCACCATCCCCATTTACTGGGGCAACCCGGACATCGGCAGGGAATTCAACTCCGCTGCATTCATCAACTGCCATGACTTCCCCACGCTGGACGATGCCGTGGCCTATGTAAAAAAAGTGGATGAAGACGACGGCCTGTGGTGTGAAATCATGTCCCGCCCCTGGAAAACCCCGGAACAGGAAGCCCTCTTCCTGGAAGAAACGGAACGTGAAACAGCCAAACTTTACCGGATATTCGACCAGTCTCCGGAAGAAGCGCGCCGCAAGGGGGACGGAACCTGGATTTCCTACTACCAGCGCTTTTTAAAACGCGGCCACAGGCTGCGCCTGGCGTGGCGGCGGCTGAAAAAACGCCTGCGCAAATAA